CATTATGCTGTCGCTAATATGCCAGGTGCAGTACCTCGGACGTCTACCATTGCTTTGACAAATGTTACACTTTCTTATGCTAGAGAAATTGCCAATAAAGGTTATTCAAAAGCTTGCCTGGAAAATTTGGCACTTCAAAAAGGGATTAATGTTATGAAAAGACAAGTTACATTTAAAGCTGTCGCTGATGCAATTGGTTATGATTATAAAGAACCTCTTTCATTACTTGATTGAATTGTATTATGAAATTTTGAAGAAAGGCATTCTGTATTAGTTTGCCTTTCTTTTTACTACTAGGAAAACTCTGACGAGAGAGGTATTATCATGTCATCGATTTTTAAAAAAAAGCAATTAAATGTAAGCTCCTTAAAAAGAAACGAAATTGAAAAAAATCTAGGTGCTTTTGATTTGATTTTAATGGGAATTGGTGCTGTTATTGGAACAGGTGTATTAGTTTTAACCGGTTTAGTAGCTGCAACGGATGCAGGGCCAGGGGTGATCTTTTCGTTTATCATTGCGGCCATTGTTTGTGGTTTAGTAGGATTGTGTTATGCAGAAGTATCATCCGGTATTCCAGTATCGGGAAGTGCATATACTTATACCTATATTGCTATTGGAGAGTTTGTTGCCTATCTCACTGGATGGATACTGCTTGCAGTATATGCTTTAACAACAGCAACTGTAGCAAGTGGTTGGTCAGGATACTTTGTTGGATTTCTAGAGGGACTTGGTTTTCATCTCCCAGAATATCTAGTCACTATACCATCAGCTGGTGGCATCATTAATTTGCCAGCTTGTGGTATTGTTTTATTCATTACATTTATTTTATCCCTGGGCACAAAAGAAAGTAAAAAAATCAATAACATGATGGTGCTTGTTAAGTTATTCATAATTTTCCTATTTGTAGTTGTTGGTTTTTTCTATGTTAAACCATCAAATTGGTCACCTTTTTTACCCTTTGGTATTGAAGGGGTTCTAAATGGAGCCTCAGCGGTTTTTTTCGCGTTTTTAGGGTTCGATGCAATCTCTACATCGGCAGAAGAGGTGAAAAATCCTCAACGGAATTTACCTATTGGAATCATCTCATCCTTGGCAGTATGTACACTTATTTATATAGCGGTTTGTCTTGTAATGACGGGGGTATTGCCGTATTCAGAGCTTAATGTACCTGATGCAATGGCACATGTACTCTATTTTGTGAATCAGAATACGATTGCGGGTATTATATCTATCGGTGCTATAGTAGGTATTATGGCAGTTATTCTGGCTTATATTTATGCTGCTACACGTGTGTTTTTTGCAATGAGCAGAGATGGATTATTACCTAAATCTTTTTCGACTGTTAGCAGAAGAACAAATGCACCTACCTTTTCAGTATGGATTATAGGTACTATAATTATACTTATTACTGGTTTTATAGATTTAAAAAGTTTGGCTAACTTATCTAATATAGGTGCATTAATTGCTTTTATATTGGTTAGCATATGTACAATTATATTAAGAAAAAAACACCCAGAGATTCAAAGCGGATTTAAAGTACCGTTCATGCCTATACTTCCAATAATTGCCATATTATTCTGTCTCTTTTTGCTCATAAATCTACCGATTTTCACCTGGTTGTATTTTGGCATTTGGCTCTGTATAGGAACCGGTGTTTATTTCTTTTATTCAAGAAAACACACAATTTTAAAATAGTGGTCAAGACCCCATTTTGTAGACATTAAAAAAAGACCCTAGGCGGCAAGCTGGCGTCGGTACTCTGATATTATCCCCTTTAGGTAGACAGCATTAAAACTGATAGGTCCTAAGCAACCTTAGTACGGTATTCCACCGGACTAAGGTTGTTTAAGTGCACCCAGCATGGGCGCTATCTTTAGGGTTCAAGTCCCGAATGGCGAAGGCAGTAGTAGCCACTAGCTTAAGACAAGGGTGTCGATCGCGAGGTCGAATCTGAAGGAAGTCGGCGGCAAATCTCCGGCCCGAGGAACACGAATCTCATAGAAGGCTAACGTTCGTTGGATGAGGCTGCTTAACAAGTCGAAGTCCTTACTGCCGAAGGCGGATGGGAGTAAATGAGACGGGTAGGTGGAGAGGAAGATAGCGTTCTTACCTGGGGAGATCTGTACGGAACGCGGAGTATCTCCGTAAATTTGCTTGTGAAAGCAGACTGAGCGTACAGAAGTCAGCAGACGCCATAGTACGCAAGAAGTTGCAACGCCTTGCGGAAGGGCAGAACATGAAATAGGAATTTGTATATCCAGGCGTTCAGGATGAGTGATGAAAGCAGAAAATCCGAAAGGACCTGACTGAAGAAGGAAACGGTGAATCCCGTGTGGGGCTTCGGCAGGGCAGAACTTACTCCTGGCACAAGAGGAAGGTACAAATCACGTAAGGAGATGTAGAAATGTTGGAACAGTTGCTGTCACGGGGAAATCTTCTTGAAGCATTGAAGCGTGTTGAAGCCAATAAGGGAAGCCACGGCGTAGATGGCATGTCCGTAAAATCCTTACGAGAGCACATCAAACAAAACTGGCAGACAATACGGCAAGCGATAGAAGAAGGAACCTATCAACCGAGTCCCGTTCGCCGAGTCGAAATCCCGAAACCGAACGGCGGGACAAGGATGTTAGGCATTCCTACCGCGACAGACCGACTGATTCAACAGGCAATCGCTCAGGCACTAACGCCATTGTTTGATCCACGGTTTTCCGAACATAGCTATGGCTTCCGGCCGAAGCGGCGAGGGCATGACGCAGTGCGGAAGGCTAAAGCGTACATGACAGAAGGATACCGATTTGTCGTCGATCTTGATCTGGAGAAGTTCTTTGACCGTGTCCATCATGACCGGCTTATGAGGAAACTTGCGACCAGAGTGAAGGACAAGAAAGTTCTTCTGCTCATACGCAGGTATTTACAAGCAGGTGTAATGGAAGACGGTTTGGTTAAGCCAACAGCGGAAGGAATGCCACAGGGGGTCCATTAAGCCCGTTGTTATCCAATATCGTACTGGATGAACTAGACCAAGAACTAGAGAAGCGTGGACATCGATTCGTCCGCTATGCGGACGACTGTAACATCTACGTGAAAACCCAAAGAGCAGGCGAACGAGTCAAGGCAAGCGTAACCCAATTCATTGAAAGTCGACTTAAACTAAAGGTAAACCAAGCAAAAAGTGCGGTAGACCGCCCATGGAGACGAAAGTTTCTTGGATTTAGTTTCAGCGCGAACAAAGAGCCGAAAGTAAGGATTGCCAAGCAATCCTTACAGAAGGCGAAAGCTAAAATCCGAGAAATTACTTCGGAAGAAGCCAATAAAGATGGAAGAGTGAATTAAAGAGCTGAACCAATATCTTGTAGGTTGGTACGGTTACTTCTCGCTAGCGGACACGCCCGAGTATCTTTCAAAGCATGGACTCATGGATAAGAAGAAGACTACGCATGTGTCTTTGGAAACAATGGAAGAAACCAAAAACCAAAATAAAAAGGCTGCTATCTCTAGGGATTCCTAAGGATAAAGCTTTTGAATGGGGAAATACCCGAAAAGGGTATTGGCGAATTGCAGCTAGTCCGATTCTACAACGAGCATTAGACAACCAATATTGGAAATCCAATGGTCTGAAAAGACTATCGGACAGATACAACTCATTACGGAATATTTCATGAACCGCCGTATACCGAACGGTACGTACGGTGGTGTGAGAGGTCGGGGGTTTGCCGCCCCCTCCTACTCGATTTTTGCCTGGAACCTGTCGTAATTATAAAACCGTATGTATTTATCTATAGCGGTTTTGAGTGCCTCTTCAGATTCAAAAGATTGTATGTATAGACACTCTGATTTGAAATGCCCAAAAAAACTCTCCGTACAGGCGTTATCCAAACAGTTCCCTTTCGAGACATACTTGTTTTCATCTTGTATTGTTTCAGAAGTTTGCTAAAATGCCTGGAAGTATACTGATACCCCTGGTCACTATGGAGGAGGACACCTTTTGTTTTACGTACTTTTCGGGCTTTCTCCAATGTATCAATCACTAGTTGTAAGTCATTTCTGGTACTTAGGTGGAAAGCAATGATTTCGTTGTTGAATAGATCGCATATAGCGGACAGGTATAGGTTTTTCTGTTTATATGGAATGTAAGTAATATCGGTGACCCATTTTTCATTTGGCCGGGTTGCATGGAAATCTCGGTTTAATACATTATCGGAAACCACACATACTTCCTTTTTGTCATAATACCTTTTCTTTTTGCGAATCTGAGCTTGTATCCCCATTTGTTTCATTAAACGATAAACCCTTTTGTGGTTTACGTGTATACCATACGTCTTCTTCAACCAAATTCGCATCCGTGGATATCCTAAGATGCCACGTAGGCGTTGATGTCTTCTACTATCTTTTCCTTTAAGAATTGATCCTCCAGTTGTTTACAAGAAGACGTACCACGTCTTCGCTGCCATTTGTAAAACCCACTTCTGGATACATGAGCGATTTCACAAAGCATTGAGATACTATAACCCTTGAATGAGAGTTGATCCACCACGGCATATTGAGCGATTTTGCTTACGTTTTTCTTCCCCTCCTTTGTAGCGCCCAAAGCTTTTTTAAATATTCATTCTCCGCGCGCAATCTAATTAATTCCTCCTCAGGGCTCAGAGGGTTCTTTCTCGGCCTGCCTTTGTTCAAACCTTTTGATTTCCCACGTTTCTCTTCTAGCCCAGCCATACCTTCATTTTCATAATATTTAACCCAGCGTCTTATTGAAGCCTCTGGAATATTTAACTCTTTAGCAACGCGTTTATACCCTAAACCACATTCAAGATACATCTGAACTGCTTTATATTTCGATTCAGCTGAGTGAGTGCGTTGTATTCTTTTCATTAAAAAAATCCCCTCCAAGTTAACAGTAAGAGTCATTCTCTTAACTGTCTACCTAAAGGGGATAATATCAGAGTACCGATGCCAGCTTGCTGCCTAGGGTGCGTTTTCAAACTATCATGAAGTCTAAAAGTCTGGTAAACTTTGCATATGAAGAGACGATACGAATTACGAGATGATCAATGGAACGAAATCAAAGATGTGTTGCCGCCTGAACGAAAAACGCAGGGTGGCCGCCCTGCCAAGGATAATCGTCAAATGCTCAATGCGATGCTTTGGGTGATCCGTTCGGGAGCGCCTTGGCGCGATTTGCCCGAATACTACGGACCTTGGCAATCGGTATACACCCGATTCCGCCGATGGGAAAAAGCAGGCGTATTCGATCGCATGGTGGATATCCTTTCTGCCGATCCCGATGACGAAAGCGTCATGCTCGATGCCTCCATTATCCGTGTTCACCAGCACGGGGCGGGGGCAAAAGGGGGCAGCAATTTCAAGCCCTCGGCCGGTCGCGAGGAGGCTTAACCTCCAAAATCCACGCGGTAGTGGACGCCCTCGGCAATCCTTTAAAATTCGAAGTGACGGCAGGAAACATAAACGATTGCGTAGTCGGATACGAACCTTGATATCGAAGGTAAAAACGTCTTGGCTGATCGTGGGTACGACACCGATAAAATTATTGCGCTGCTGGAAGACAAGCAGGCCTGTTCCGTCATTCCCAGCCGTAAACATCGAACCGTTCAACGCGGAACCGACTGGTGGCTCTTTAAAGAACGGCACCTGGTCGAATGTCTTTTCAATAAACTGAAGCACAATCGTCGATTAGCTACTCGTTACGATAAATTATCGTGCACGTTTGTTGCTTTTTTAAAGCTGGCTTCTGCTATGATCTGGCTGGCTTAAGGTTTGAAAACATACCCTAGGGTCTTTTTCTGTTGTCCACAAAATGGGGGCTTAACCACTTAATCAAGAGCTTCCTCGTTAATTCCAAAGTATTCCGGACAGGCTTCCAGCAAAAGCAATGCGCTATGAAGACCAGGATGCGATGTGTTGAGTTGCAAAGCTTAAGCTTACTGCTCTTTTTCCCAACTTGAACAGTATCAAAAACCTCCTGCCTCAATCTTCTTCTCGTTGGCGTATCTGCAGCCACCAAGTGCTGTCTCACGAAGCGCGGAAGGCATCGATTGTCCGATCTTAAACATCGCTTCAATCATCTCATCGCAAGGGATCGTGCTCGTGACTCCAGCCAAGGCTATATCGGCGTTCACTTCATTGGTGGCTACAACATTGCTGACTGTGTCCAGGATCGTAAATCCGATTAGTCCGTGATCTGCGGAGATGTACGCATGAAGCTTAACTGTATCTCCTCCAGTCAAGCCGGAATTTACCACTTATCAGAAGTAATTTGCTCACTTTATAATAAGTCTAACAATCGTTCGAGTTATGCCTCTTACTTGCGGGCCTGAAGTAGCAAGGTGGTTAGTCCGCAAAGCAGTACGGCAATGGCCATAAAGGTAAAGGCGGAACTGAACGATCCGCCGTTCTTGTCAATCAAAGCACCCATAATCATTGGTGCCAAAAAACCACCGATCGTACCGCCCGTATTAATGATTCCGATTGAGGAACCAATAATCGCTCGATCAAATAATTTGTGTGGCCACGTAAAGATAGCTGTAAACGTACCCACGGATACCATGCTGATCAAAATTAAAAGAATCGTCGATACGATCAGGTTCATGGAGAAGATAAAGCCGACGAGCAGTAAAGACACTAAGATGGCAGTAGAAATGACGAAGGCTTTCTCTTTGCCAAGGAACCATTTAGATAGCAACCCACCGAAAATCATCGTCGCAACCGTAGTGCACACTGCATTGATTGCGAGAATAGTGCCTACTTGACCAATTCCAATGCCAAATTGGCTCTTAAGATAAGTTGGTAACCATGAGATGTTGCCGTATAACAAGAAGTTAAGCAACAGCAATGCTACAAACAGAACAAGCACATTGCGATTCATAATAATTTCGGTAAACTTGAGCTTTGGAGCACTATTGTTCAATTGTACAGGCACCTTATAGTCATTAGGGACGAAGAGGAATACGCAGAGCATCGCTACGGCAAATAACATACCAAGCACAAAATAACCAACCTTCCAGTTGCTTGCGATTAGTTGAGCTCCAAGGGTGTACGCTAGGATTCCCCCAATACCGGATGTAGACAAGATTAGGGATTGTACGAATGTTCTTTTTTCCTTCGGGAAATGATCCGCAATCGTCTTCGAGCAACTTGGCGGATAACCCGCATGTCCTACACCAGCAAAGAATCGAATCATGACGAAGGCGATCAAGCTAACGCCCATTCCGAAGAAGAAGGAGAATAAGGAAATAAGAGAAAGTGACGTCATCAAAACCTTCTTTGCTCCGAACTTATCCGCCAGCCATCCGCTTGGAATCTGCATAATCGAGTAACCAAGGAAGAACAAACTCATAATGAGTCCCGTTTGTGAATTCGTAAGGTTGAATTCATCTGCCAATGGAATAATCGCCGTGGAGACCAAGTTTTTATCCATATAAACCATAGAATAGCCGGCCATTAGCGCAAAGATTAACAGATAAGGATTTTTGTTTTTGGATTTGTCCATTGCTGACCTCCTGTTAATGTGGAACGACAATAAAAGATTGATCAAGCCTTCTATTGACGGCTCCAGTAAAGCTATTTCTTGCCGAGTACATCGAGCGCGATCTGAACATGCATTTGCATACCGATAGCAAGTGCATCCTCATTGATCTTGAACTTCGGATGATGGTTCATATAGCCGCAGCCCTCCTCTTCCGTTCCGCCTCCCAAGACGAAGAATGATCCCTTTGTTACATCGGTATAGGCTGAGAAGTCTTCACTACCCATCATTTTCGGACAAATAAATTGCTGCTCCCCTACGATCTTGTCTGCTGCTTTGCGAACGATATCTGTAGATTCCTCATTGTTCACAACTGCACTGTAGCCATTTTGATAATGAAGCTCATATGTGCCGTTATAAGCCTTCACGATATGATCAATCACTTCATGAATGCGTTTCTTCATTAATTTACGAATATCTGCATTCGTTGTGCGAACCGTTCCTTTAATTGTCGCCGCATCGGGAATAACGTTGAATACCTCGCCTGCCGTGAATTGTCCGATAGAAAGTACGGCATTGTCTAATGCAGATACGTGTCTGGATACAATGTTGTTCAGGTTCGTCACGATTTCTGCCCCGATTGTGATTGGATCAATGGACAGCTCAGGTGTAGAACCGTGTGAGCCCTTGCCTTGAATTTTAAGTTCGAAGATATCCTGAGCCGCGGACATCGCTCCAGGATTGGTACCTATCATTCCTGCTGGCAGCTTAGGGAAAATGTGAATACCAAATACGTAGTCGACATCATTAAGCACCCCAGTATCCACGATTTCCTTTGCTCCACCTGGCGGCACCTCTTCTGCTGGTTGGAAGATGAACTTAATCACGCCTGACAGCTGATCCTTCATGCCAGAAAGCACTTTGGCAGCGCCAAGCAGCATAGCAGCGTGCGTGTCATGTCCACAAGCATGCATAATGCCAGGCTTGGTGGATTTGAACTCCACATCTGCTTCTTCTTCGATAGGAAGGGCATCGATATCTGCTCGCAGTGCAATCGTCTTGCCTGGCGTACTTCCTGTTAGCTTGGCAATTAGGCTGTTTGTCGTTGGTCGTGATAGTTCGAGATTCGGAAACGTACTTAGTACGTCATAAATATAATTAGACGTCTCTTCTTCTTCAAAGGATAGCTCTGGATATTGATGGAAATGTCTCCGCCATTGAATGACTTCTTCAGTCGGCAATTGCTCTCTCCAGTTTGTCATGTTGTTCCCCCCGTCAGGATATATTAAAAACGCTTACAAAAATATTGTAAAAAAAATTGCCCCTTTTGACTTGCCGGAATTTGCTGAAAAAAAGGGCAATTTATAACTTTGTAGAGGACATCTTAGATTTGGAGCAAAAAACAATCTGTTATTTTTGCGGTCCTGTACATTATTGAACATATTCCTATAGCAATGGTTGGATCACATACAGCTTGCAGGCATTCATCGTCAGACTTGCATGGAGATTCAGTTCATCTAGAAGGAAGCTACGCTCCATTTGAACCTCCGGGAGAATTTTACTTTCAAGGTACCTTAACATTTCAGCATCAAGCTCCTTTGGAGCACCAAGTCTAATCCACTCATGATAGATTCCTCCATGATCCTTATCAAGCAAATACTGCTTCAGCTGATAGTTTCTTGCAGGCAGCCCCGACAAATAAATATCAATTCGCTTATTGCGCACTTGGGTCAAGAAATCATCAATGGAATACAGCGGGTCCATATAGCACGCATTGTAAACTAGAAGGTGCCATTCCTCTCCCTCAAGGGTAAGAACGCAGCCTTCCTCGATATGAAGAACCTTGCTGCCTAGGCGATCGAACATTTGCAGAACGAAGAATAACGGACGCTTCAGCTTCTCATACAAAAAGACGGACAAGCAGCTATCTTGTCTAACCCTGGTCAGCTTCTCCTTCAGCTTGATGTTTAGCCAGAAGCCAATGCCCTGGATCTCGCTAGACAGGTCTGTCAAGATCTCAATAATAAGCGCAGCGCGGAAGAAGGAGCCACTTAGTACATCGCCTTGTCCCACCAAAGTGTTCCATTCCGTAATGAAGCATCGTGGCTGCTCAAGGCCTGCTTTCTCGAACCCCTGTTTCACGTGCTGAAGCAGGTTCTTCTGATATTTCCGATAATACTGGAATAAATTCTCCCCATCCCGGGAATCTTTTTCTTCCGATGGGTCCGCCGTCAGCGTGACGAAGTCCGGTTCTCTTTGACTACTCTTGGCATAGTCTACAAAGCTTTGGAAGCGTTCTGTCTCCTCTGGATCTAATGAAGATAGGATCTGTAACCCCACTTGAAGTCTAGGATGAACCATTTTGAGTTGGTTATAGAGCCTTTCATAAGCCAGTTGTATGGACTTGCTATCCTTGACCGATTCAGATACAAGCTCAAAACACCATGTCTCGAGCTCGGCTCTGCCATACCGATCTATCAGGTAACAGACCATATCCAGAATAGGGTCTTTCTTCAACTTGCTGGATTGGGAAGCCATTACTTCCTCTACTTTTAATTGAATCATCGGCATCATCTTGTTCGCAACGATGAAATCAAAGATTCGGTTATTATTAGGCCACTCTATCAGCATATTGCTTTTTTCTTTCAGCTCATGCTCGATTCCGAACCCAATCATTCGAATATAGTGAAATTCAAGCTCTTGATACACGCATTGAAGCTGGCTTTGAACCTCTTGATCCAATACTTCCGAGGCTTGTCCAATGTTTATAATCTTTCGAGGTGTAGCTATATAAGTTGAATCAATATTCTTAGCAAACCTTGGCAAGGAAAAAGGAACCATTTGTCGAATAAGAAACAGATCAAGAATAGACAAGTGGGGATGACAATGGATAAACATACCGAACTGGCAAAAGTAACGGCAGCCATGCAACAAACCAAAGAGCGCCGAATGTATGAACGCTACCAAGCGATTTATTTGCATTTGAAAGGCACATCCATGAAGGCGATCGCTGACATTTTGAATCGAAACCGAATGACGGTGAGCAGTTACATTCATACGTACGAGAACGGTGGACTGGGAGCCTTGCAAATCAAGCATTCCTCAGGTGCTCCTACTCGGTTGACGAAGCAGCAGCAGGATCGCTTGAAACAAACCGTCGCCTATTCGGTTCCCCATGAGGTCGGCTTTACGGCAAAGCACAACTGGACGCTTGAACTGATTGCCACGTACGTGGAACGCGAATGGGGCCATTGCTATTCGCTCCGAGGCATTTCCAAGGTCATGGAGCGGCTAGGGCTCAGCTATACGAAACCGACCTACACGCTCGCAGCAGCAGATCCCAAGAAACAACGCCATTTCACCGAAACGACCTTTCCTGAACTGAAAAAAAGCTACTGAACGAGGAGATTGATCACTTGCTGTTCGAGGATGAGTCGATGATCCGGGACTACCAGGCGATTCAGAAGACCTGGTTCCTTCGCGGGAAGCAACGCATCATTCCAACCACGGGCAAGCATCGTGGGGTCAAACTGCTGGCCACGGTTGACTATGAAACGGGACACATCGTTTGGCAAGAAGATGAACAGTACACCGCTGAAACGTTTCTTTCCTTTCTTCAAAAGGTCATGGCGACTTATCCAACAGGGAAACTGGCTCTGGTTTTGGACAATGCCCGGATTCATCATGCAAAGCTGCTTCGGCCGTTTCTGGAAGCGCAAAAAAATCGGCTTGAGCTTGTGTACTTGCCTCCATACAGCCCTCAGTTAAATATCGTAGAAGGACTCTGGAAATGGCTCAAGTCCAGTGTGATCAATAACGTATTCTATTCGGCCGTTTCCGAAATCCGTCTGCGTGTCGGGCAATTTATGGATGAAATCATGAAGCATCCTCATGCCATTATTGACCGGCTGTGCGTGCGACTTTGATTGCTATTTTCTTTCGTTCAACTTATATAGTACCGTAGAGTGTTCAGTTTCTACCATAAGCTCAACCTTCTTACGAATCACATTGCTATGGTCATTCAAGTCTTTTTTTACCATATACTTCGACAGCTCTTCGAGTGCAGCGGAAGGATTAATGACCTCATAGGAGGAATGCGCCGCTTGAAGCGATTCTTGAGCGGATACTTCTTTTCCCCGCTCGCTTCGGAATTCGCTTGGCGTCATGCCATAGTGGTCCTTGAAGCACTTATTGAATGTTTTCACATTGGCAAAGCCATTGTTCATTGCAATCTTTAATATCGGATGCTCGGTATGCAATAGTTCTGGAACAGCCTTCTTTAACCGAACCTCGTTCACATACTGCGTAAAGGTCATCCCGACGTTTTTTTTGAACTGTCGGGATAAGTGGTACAAGGAAATATACTCCTGACGTGCAAATTGCTCCAGCGATAGTGGTGATCGATAGTCCTGATCGATGACGTGAAGGATTCTTAATATCCGTTTGTTATGAACCCCATTCGCTTGGATCATCGACTCACCCTGGTCCTCCCCTTGAAAATGGGTCGTAAGGATGGAAAGTAGTTTGAACAAATATTTTCCCATCTCAAAAGGAAATCCTTCATGCTGTCGATAATAGGCTAGCATGAGGTACGTTAATGTCTCTCGGAGCATGCGGTACGTGTCCTGCTCTCCCTCATTCGCAATCGCTGAATTACAGGAAAATCGTGGATTCCACGGGCACTTCAAATACTGCTCCACCCCAGCTCGCGTGATCATCAGCTTTAGAATAAAGGTACCGTTATCACTACGAAGCGTAAAGTTCTCGTAAGGGTGAATCATAACCACATCATCAGCTTTAAGCTGATAAGTCTTCCCGGAGATTTGGATATGGACACGTCCTCTAAGAATCAGCAGAATGATTAATTCATCTAGGGCTTGCTTATTCATTGTCTTAAGCTGTACTAACGAGAGTTGTATAGAAGATGGCCATTCATTGCTCATATGTTCATTGTCCTTTTTTTATCATGTTGAAAGGAATGGCAAAGCCACTCCTTGAGTTATCGAAAACATTCTCGCTTTACATATTCCTATATATCTGTATGCCTGCCTGTATTCGTCCAATCCACGTCATACGTCCCAGTTTTGTTCGAACTGTGGTTCGACTGTTAAGAAAACACTATCTGTTCGAATCCATCTTGTGATCACTGTGGTTACATGGCTGACCGTAAGGGAAAATGCCGCTACGCAACGGCATTTCTAGGTCAACAAACGACACAATTGGATGCATATGTCCGTCAACGGATTCGCCGCTGTCGCCTTTCACAAAGAGGTGGCAGCAAAACATACAGAAGAGCCGATATGTTGAAGTCGATCTACACACACGAGCGCCTTGTAGGAGCAGGACTTCGATATGCCGAGAGAATTATTCGGGATGCAGCCGCAGGTCTGCCGATGTCAGATAACGAATATTTAGCGATTATTCGTCAGCGTAGGAAGAAGGCAGCCATAGCTAAACGGCAACGCAAAGCCGATGACACCGAGTACTGGGTAAAACGGGCCGCCGCTTACCAACGGGTGGAGGAAAGAGTGCGCAAATTCGAGAGTAAGTAACGTAGAGCGGTTTTCAACCGCACGAGCCGTTCATTGAGGGGCCGACCTCGAAAGAGGTTGGTCTACTCTATCACAGGGTATATTGCTTCCGTAATTTTCATCTGATCTTGGACAAGGCACCCAAATCCCCAAAACTTGAGGTCGAGCTCATATTTCTTTGTCTCCGGGTTCTGTCTTAAAAAGCCTTTTTTCTTATATGTCACCAAAATACGATAAACAATGGAATGGCTGAGACCCATTTTTTTAGCTAATTCTCGAACTCCCCAAGATGGTGTTTCTTCAGTGAAATGTTCTAGCAAGTCCAGTGATTTTTCCAATGTCTTCAGCATATCATCAACTACTTTCGCCATATTAAGTTTAATATAAATTATAAAATTTCGATTAAGAAAAGTTAATGATTTATATTATAATGCCTAAATATGGAATAAGCAAGCCAAATTAAATATCGAAGATTAAAAAGTATATATTAAAAATGA
This Paenibacillus larvae subsp. larvae DNA region includes the following protein-coding sequences:
- a CDS encoding helix-turn-helix domain-containing protein yields the protein MLKTLEKSLDLLEHFTEETPSWGVRELAKKMGLSHSIVYRILVTYKKKGFLRQNPETKKYELDLKFWGFGCLVQDQMKITEAIYPVIE
- a CDS encoding AraC family transcriptional regulator → MSNEWPSSIQLSLVQLKTMNKQALDELIILLILRGRVHIQISGKTYQLKADDVVMIHPYENFTLRSDNGTFILKLMITRAGVEQYLKCPWNPRFSCNSAIANEGEQDTYRMLRETLTYLMLAYYRQHEGFPFEMGKYLFKLLSILTTHFQGEDQGESMIQANGVHNKRILRILHVIDQDYRSPLSLEQFARQEYISLYHLSRQFKKNVGMTFTQYVNEVRLKKAVPELLHTEHPILKIAMNNGFANVKTFNKCFKDHYGMTPSEFRSERGKEVSAQESLQAAHSSYEVINPSAALEELSKYMVKKDLNDHSNVIRKKVELMVETEHSTVLYKLNERK